Proteins from a genomic interval of Desulfovibrio piger:
- the thrS gene encoding threonine--tRNA ligase — MDVRVEGQVVDAPEQGDVAAVLQKALSGKKFKSVVAARVTAEGTETLCDLSATVPAQCTDITPVYADSPEGLSMIRHSTAHVMAAAVKKLYPSAKVTIGPAVENGFYYDFDVEKPFSSEDFPAIEAEMQRIVNERLPFVRTTMSKADAIEKFSKMGENFKVEIIEGIEGDTVSLYTCGDFTDLCRGPHVPHTGFSKASKILSAAGAYWRGDEKNPMLSRLYGTAFADEKALNAYLKQLEEAKRRDHRKLGRELGFFTFHEDVAPGMVFWLPKGMLMRTILEDFWRREHIKRNYDLVQGPQLLRVETWQRSGHYDHYRQNMYFTQIEDDQYGIKPMNCISHMLIYRNDLRSYRDLPQRYFELGVVHRHEKSGTLHGLLRVRQFTQDDAHILCTPEQLEGEILGVIHLIRDLMHLFGFDYKVGISTRPKDSIGTDEAWELATNALIEAVKKADMPYEINEGDGAFYGPKIDVRLLDCIGREWQCSTIQVDFTLPERFDLTYVGQDGERHRPVMVHRAIMGSLERFIGVLIEQYAGAMPTWLAPEQARILTVTDAHNEAALKACEELKALGIRVTADTRNEKLGFKVREAQLAKVPYILVVGEKEAQAGGVNVRLRNGDNLGLKSVAEVAALIRTDSEEPFKNGGMRYSFS, encoded by the coding sequence ATGGATGTCCGCGTGGAAGGACAGGTGGTGGACGCCCCCGAACAGGGTGATGTGGCCGCTGTTCTGCAGAAAGCGCTGAGCGGCAAAAAATTCAAATCCGTGGTGGCTGCGCGTGTGACCGCAGAGGGCACGGAGACTTTGTGCGATCTTTCCGCCACCGTTCCCGCCCAGTGTACCGACATCACTCCCGTGTACGCCGATTCTCCCGAGGGCCTGAGCATGATCCGCCATTCCACGGCCCATGTCATGGCCGCCGCGGTGAAAAAGCTTTATCCCTCGGCCAAGGTGACCATCGGTCCCGCTGTGGAAAACGGCTTCTACTACGACTTCGACGTGGAAAAGCCCTTCTCCAGCGAAGACTTCCCGGCCATCGAAGCCGAGATGCAGCGCATCGTCAACGAACGCCTGCCCTTCGTGCGCACCACCATGAGCAAGGCCGACGCCATCGAGAAGTTCAGCAAGATGGGCGAGAACTTCAAGGTGGAGATCATCGAAGGCATCGAGGGCGACACGGTCTCCCTGTACACCTGCGGCGATTTCACCGACCTGTGCCGCGGCCCCCACGTGCCGCACACCGGCTTCTCCAAGGCCAGCAAGATCCTTTCCGCTGCCGGCGCCTACTGGCGCGGCGACGAAAAGAATCCCATGCTCTCCCGCCTGTACGGCACCGCTTTTGCCGACGAGAAGGCCCTCAACGCCTACCTGAAGCAGCTGGAAGAAGCCAAGCGCCGCGACCACCGCAAGCTGGGCCGTGAACTGGGCTTCTTCACCTTCCATGAAGACGTGGCCCCCGGCATGGTCTTCTGGCTGCCCAAGGGCATGCTGATGCGCACCATCCTGGAAGACTTCTGGCGTCGCGAGCACATCAAGCGCAACTACGACCTGGTGCAGGGCCCGCAGCTGCTGCGCGTGGAGACCTGGCAGCGTTCCGGTCACTACGACCACTATCGCCAGAACATGTATTTCACCCAGATCGAGGACGATCAGTACGGCATCAAGCCCATGAACTGCATCTCGCACATGCTGATCTACCGCAACGATCTGCGCAGCTACCGTGACCTGCCCCAGCGCTACTTCGAGCTGGGCGTGGTGCACCGCCACGAAAAGAGCGGCACCCTGCACGGCCTGCTGCGTGTGCGTCAGTTCACCCAGGACGATGCCCACATCCTGTGCACGCCCGAACAGCTGGAAGGCGAGATCCTCGGTGTCATCCACCTGATCCGCGACCTGATGCATCTGTTCGGCTTCGACTACAAGGTGGGCATCTCCACCCGTCCCAAGGACAGCATCGGTACCGACGAAGCCTGGGAACTGGCGACCAATGCCCTGATCGAGGCCGTGAAGAAGGCCGACATGCCCTACGAGATCAACGAGGGCGACGGCGCTTTCTACGGTCCCAAGATCGACGTGCGCCTGCTGGACTGCATCGGTCGCGAATGGCAGTGCTCCACCATCCAGGTGGACTTCACCCTGCCCGAACGTTTCGACCTGACCTATGTGGGCCAGGACGGCGAACGTCATCGTCCTGTCATGGTGCACCGGGCCATCATGGGCTCGCTGGAGCGCTTCATCGGTGTGCTCATCGAGCAGTACGCCGGTGCCATGCCCACCTGGCTGGCGCCCGAACAGGCCCGGATCCTGACGGTCACCGATGCCCACAACGAAGCCGCGCTCAAGGCCTGCGAGGAGCTGAAAGCTCTGGGGATCCGCGTGACGGCCGATACGCGCAACGAGAAGCTGGGCTTCAAGGTGCGCGAGGCGCAGCTGGCCAAGGTGCCGTATATTCTGGTGGTTGGAGAAAAGGAAGCGCAGGCGGGCGGCGTCAATGTGCGTCTGCGCAATGGGGACAACCTGGGGCTCAAGTCCGTGGCGGAAGTGGCTGCCCTGATCCGTACGGACAGCGAAGAGCCTTTCAAGAATGGAGGGATGCGCTATAGCTTCTCCTAA
- the infC gene encoding translation initiation factor IF-3: MRPRRDVPQDGVRRNEMIRAREVRVIGADGEQLGILQRNEAIALAKEAGMDLVEVASTSEPPVCRIMDYGKFKYEQQKKKQEAKKRQSVVQIKEIKVRPKTDDHDYETKLRHIRRFLEDGDRCKVTVFFRGREIVHKDRGISILERVVQDLADVAKVDQEPRAEGRTLQMLLVPKK, encoded by the coding sequence ATGAGACCCCGGCGCGACGTGCCGCAGGACGGCGTGCGTCGCAACGAGATGATCCGCGCCCGCGAAGTGCGCGTCATCGGCGCCGATGGGGAACAACTGGGTATTTTGCAGCGCAACGAGGCTATTGCCCTTGCCAAGGAAGCCGGTATGGACCTGGTGGAAGTCGCTTCCACCTCCGAACCGCCTGTCTGCCGCATCATGGACTACGGCAAGTTCAAGTACGAGCAGCAGAAAAAGAAGCAGGAAGCCAAAAAGCGCCAGAGCGTGGTGCAGATCAAGGAAATCAAGGTCCGTCCCAAGACCGACGACCATGACTACGAGACCAAGCTGCGCCACATCCGCCGCTTCCTGGAAGACGGCGACCGCTGCAAGGTGACGGTGTTCTTCCGTGGCCGCGAGATCGTCCACAAGGACCGTGGCATCAGCATCCTCGAACGCGTCGTGCAGGACCTGGCCGATGTGGCCAAGGTGGACCAGGAGCCCCGTGCCGAAGGCCGCACCCTGCAGATGCTGCTGGTGCCCAAGAAGTAG
- the rpmI gene encoding 50S ribosomal protein L35, which yields MPKIKTRRSAAKRFELTGSGKFKRRRQNLRHILTKKAPGRKMRLGQAAIVDRTNEKAVRRMLPNG from the coding sequence ATGCCCAAGATCAAAACCCGGCGTTCCGCGGCCAAGCGTTTCGAGCTCACCGGCAGCGGCAAGTTCAAGCGTCGTCGTCAGAATCTGCGCCACATCCTCACCAAGAAGGCTCCCGGCCGCAAGATGCGCCTGGGCCAGGCCGCCATCGTTGACCGCACCAACGAGAAGGCCGTGCGCCGGATGCTGCCCAACGGCTAG
- the rplT gene encoding 50S ribosomal protein L20, whose amino-acid sequence MRVKRGLAAHRRHKKYLSAAKGFRGGRSRLYRTAREAVERSLQYSFIGRKHRKRDFRTLWILRINAGARLNGLSYSRLMHGLNKAGIALNRKVLADLAVYHKDDFAKVVEMAKAAL is encoded by the coding sequence ATGCGTGTGAAGAGAGGTCTCGCCGCTCATCGTCGGCACAAAAAGTACCTGAGCGCGGCCAAGGGTTTCCGTGGTGGCCGCAGCCGTCTGTATCGTACCGCCCGTGAGGCTGTGGAGCGTTCGCTCCAGTATTCCTTCATCGGCCGCAAGCACCGCAAACGCGACTTCCGCACCCTGTGGATCCTGCGTATCAACGCTGGCGCGCGCCTGAACGGCCTGTCCTACAGCCGCCTCATGCACGGCCTGAACAAGGCCGGCATCGCCCTGAACCGCAAGGTTCTGGCCGACCTCGCCGTCTACCACAAGGACGACTTCGCCAAGGTGGTGGAAATGGCCAAGGCTGCCCTGTAG
- the pheS gene encoding phenylalanine--tRNA ligase subunit alpha: MDLMTVLESLVTDLEAGLDRASSLDELEELRVDFLGRKGKLAQAMSSMAKLPPAERPAVGQKANSVKERLTALFDARKTALEAAREAEALKRFDPSLPGRAPWRGSLHPTTLVMEEICGIFSKLGFDIASGPEVENDFYNFESLNMPPEHPARDMQDTLYITERVLMRTHTSPVQVRTMLGRKPPLAIVAPGKVYRRDSDLTHTPMFHQVEGLVVGQNISMAHLRGTLTAFVRSVFGGHTEVRFRPSFFPFTEPSAEVDISCCMCGGKGHINGEPCRVCKTTGWVEILGCGMVDPAVFASVGYPADVSGFAFGLGVERVAMLKYGIGDLRMFFENDVRFLGQFGLHA, encoded by the coding sequence ATGGATTTGATGACTGTACTGGAAAGCCTGGTTACAGACCTCGAGGCAGGTCTTGACCGGGCTTCTTCGTTGGATGAACTGGAAGAACTGCGGGTGGACTTTCTGGGCCGCAAGGGCAAACTGGCCCAGGCCATGAGCTCCATGGCCAAGCTGCCCCCCGCGGAACGCCCCGCCGTGGGTCAGAAGGCCAACAGCGTCAAGGAGCGCCTCACCGCCCTGTTCGACGCCCGCAAGACCGCCCTGGAAGCGGCCCGCGAAGCCGAGGCCCTCAAGCGCTTCGACCCCTCCCTGCCCGGCCGCGCCCCCTGGCGCGGTTCGCTGCACCCCACCACCCTGGTGATGGAAGAGATCTGCGGCATCTTCAGCAAGCTGGGCTTCGACATCGCTTCCGGCCCGGAAGTGGAAAACGACTTCTACAATTTCGAGTCCCTCAACATGCCGCCGGAACATCCCGCCCGCGACATGCAGGACACCCTCTACATCACTGAGCGCGTGCTCATGCGCACCCACACCTCCCCCGTGCAGGTGCGTACCATGCTGGGCCGCAAGCCTCCCCTGGCCATCGTGGCCCCCGGCAAGGTCTACCGCCGCGACTCCGACCTGACCCACACCCCCATGTTCCATCAGGTGGAAGGCCTGGTGGTGGGCCAGAACATCAGCATGGCCCATCTGCGCGGCACCCTCACCGCCTTCGTGCGCTCCGTGTTCGGCGGTCATACCGAAGTGCGCTTCCGCCCCAGCTTCTTCCCCTTCACGGAACCCTCCGCCGAAGTGGACATCAGCTGTTGCATGTGCGGCGGCAAGGGCCACATCAACGGCGAACCCTGCCGCGTGTGCAAGACCACCGGCTGGGTGGAGATCCTGGGCTGCGGCATGGTGGACCCCGCCGTGTTCGCCTCCGTGGGCTATCCCGCCGATGTGAGCGGCTTCGCCTTCGGCCTGGGCGTGGAACGTGTGGCCATGCTCAAGTACGGCAT